A single genomic interval of uncultured Pseudodesulfovibrio sp. harbors:
- a CDS encoding SLC13 family permease yields the protein MESLGDISNYLWHRLPLILLFTGGYLVYQLMAATRLTDAFVMWTLRKSRGSVTALVLYIIGAAAALSSFIPNTITVLTLLPMLKRLDQDFSRQGINGMTTVLMCSAIYGAAIGGMGSMIGSPANAVLFGALDLFDVPGRDQITFFNWFLWSVPLICMLTLAAWGVAAGLGVPAAARKVTVRADCLDGVCEVNERQRYGGRLFWFYMGFWVAEAVLRQAVEGVAEISPAVSLGFMAVFLYLTFVRVAPASAFGSGPLLRPAYLLKGVPRRGLAFILVLAVLFGVVHWLQWDEKLVVLAGEILRGDMPSLLLFFLTVLSVIFLTEVLSNTAVVAAFFTIAYYAALGHDMNPLYLMMAVGVSSTCAFMTPVATPTNALAFGEMRGASLRAMLLLGFVLNVAGAVILTGWLSWVLPKVY from the coding sequence GTGGAATCCTTAGGCGACATCTCTAATTATCTTTGGCATAGGCTGCCGCTCATCCTGCTTTTTACGGGCGGGTATCTTGTGTATCAGTTGATGGCCGCGACCCGGCTGACGGATGCCTTTGTCATGTGGACATTGCGGAAAAGCCGGGGGAGCGTGACCGCTCTTGTTCTGTACATCATCGGTGCGGCGGCGGCTCTTTCATCCTTTATTCCCAATACGATTACGGTGCTGACCCTCCTGCCCATGCTCAAGCGGCTGGATCAGGATTTTTCCCGACAGGGGATCAACGGCATGACGACGGTGCTCATGTGTTCCGCCATTTACGGCGCGGCTATCGGCGGCATGGGTTCCATGATCGGATCACCCGCCAATGCCGTGTTGTTCGGTGCGCTTGATCTGTTCGATGTTCCGGGCCGTGACCAGATTACCTTCTTCAACTGGTTTTTGTGGTCTGTCCCATTGATCTGTATGCTTACTCTGGCCGCATGGGGCGTGGCCGCCGGACTTGGTGTTCCCGCCGCAGCACGGAAAGTGACTGTTCGTGCGGATTGCCTCGATGGAGTGTGTGAAGTCAATGAGCGGCAGCGATATGGCGGACGGTTGTTCTGGTTCTATATGGGCTTCTGGGTGGCAGAGGCCGTACTGCGTCAGGCTGTCGAGGGGGTTGCCGAGATTTCACCGGCGGTCAGTCTGGGGTTCATGGCTGTGTTTCTGTATCTGACATTCGTTCGAGTGGCTCCGGCGTCCGCTTTCGGGAGCGGGCCGCTGTTGCGTCCGGCATATTTGCTCAAGGGCGTTCCCCGGCGAGGGCTGGCGTTCATTCTGGTTTTGGCCGTGCTTTTCGGCGTGGTTCACTGGCTTCAGTGGGATGAAAAGCTGGTCGTGCTGGCAGGAGAAATCTTACGGGGCGACATGCCGTCGTTGCTGCTGTTTTTCCTGACCGTGCTGTCTGTGATTTTCCTGACTGAGGTGTTGTCGAACACGGCGGTAGTGGCTGCCTTTTTTACGATTGCCTACTACGCGGCCCTTGGGCATGACATGAACCCGCTTTACCTGATGATGGCCGTCGGCGTTTCTTCGACGTGCGCCTTCATGACCCCTGTTGCCACTCCCACCAATGCCTTGGCGTTCGGCGAGATGCGTGGGGCGTCTCTGCGCGCCATGCTGCTGCTCGGCTTTGTCCTGAATGTGGCCGGGGCCGTGATCCTTACCGGCTGGTTGAGCTGGGTGCTGCCCAAGGTTTATTGA
- a CDS encoding EAL domain-containing protein, with protein MSCDTIQVDEKAVLDILQSRNVSTFFQPVVSISTKSIVGFEAFSRGGGGDVCIIDPQLLFHDALTPNTKVEVDRLCREKALRQFKPIFSNHEDMLLFLNVNSEILPYVEVGAEVLKNQVAGFDIDFSSVVIECNLKQAEGEAFEAFAQMYMDFGFKLSLENCSVGDPFSLTLPRLKPDFVKIDSSFFSDGQQKEYSPKLLEALIDIADRAGAVVIAQGVETEEESIRLLTAGVHLQQGYYYTKDEGAKTKDPAKMFFDKIVGSYEKYKQEKRALVQNRKNRFSTTFQNVASICSKFASLPEGRFEEACKTLVHNVQDVVSMFVLNSAGVQVTARYHVRTQRGTASSKVIGTAKGVDHSMQDYVLYLDMGYEKFVTRPFLSHYADVETCIISRPLYNSEGQRFIVCIELPYPGS; from the coding sequence ATGTCCTGTGATACAATACAAGTGGATGAAAAGGCCGTTCTGGATATACTTCAGTCCAGAAATGTCAGTACTTTTTTCCAGCCAGTCGTTTCCATTTCAACGAAATCCATTGTTGGTTTCGAAGCCTTTTCCCGTGGGGGAGGCGGAGATGTCTGCATCATTGATCCGCAGTTGTTGTTTCACGATGCTCTGACGCCGAACACCAAGGTCGAAGTGGATCGCCTGTGCCGCGAAAAGGCATTGCGGCAGTTCAAGCCGATTTTCAGTAACCACGAGGATATGCTGCTGTTTCTTAATGTTAATTCGGAAATCCTGCCTTATGTGGAGGTCGGGGCCGAAGTGCTGAAGAATCAGGTGGCTGGTTTTGATATCGATTTCAGCAGCGTTGTTATCGAGTGCAATCTCAAGCAGGCAGAAGGGGAAGCTTTCGAGGCGTTTGCCCAGATGTATATGGACTTCGGATTTAAACTGAGTCTGGAAAACTGTTCCGTAGGAGATCCGTTCAGCCTGACGCTGCCACGTCTCAAGCCGGATTTCGTCAAGATCGATTCCTCGTTTTTCTCTGATGGACAGCAAAAGGAATACTCGCCCAAGCTCCTTGAAGCCCTGATCGATATTGCGGACCGGGCCGGTGCCGTGGTTATCGCACAGGGGGTGGAAACCGAAGAAGAGTCCATTCGCCTGCTGACCGCCGGGGTGCATTTGCAGCAGGGATACTATTATACCAAGGATGAAGGGGCCAAGACCAAGGACCCTGCGAAAATGTTTTTCGACAAGATCGTAGGCTCTTATGAAAAGTACAAGCAAGAGAAGCGGGCGCTGGTTCAAAACCGAAAGAACCGTTTCAGCACCACTTTCCAGAATGTGGCATCCATTTGTTCAAAATTCGCCAGTTTGCCGGAAGGACGTTTCGAGGAAGCATGCAAGACCTTGGTGCACAACGTTCAGGACGTCGTTTCCATGTTCGTGCTGAACAGTGCGGGTGTTCAGGTGACGGCTCGTTATCATGTTCGTACCCAGAGAGGCACAGCCAGTTCCAAGGTAATCGGAACCGCCAAGGGCGTGGATCATTCCATGCAGGATTACGTCCTGTATCTGGATATGGGGTATGAGAAGTTCGTGACCCGTCCGTTCCTGTCTCATTATGCCGACGTCGAGACCTGCATCATCAGTCGACCTCTCTACAACAGTGAAGGCCAGCGGTTCATTGTCTGCATTGAACTGCCGTACCCGGGCAGTTGA